One Sanguibacter keddieii DSM 10542 genomic window carries:
- a CDS encoding ABC transporter permease subunit, translated as MTDPNTPVDPERVPTPAAGGIDPVAGHMHDDPGPSKTEQKSYSQGQLVVRRFLRHKGAMISLVILVLITLLAFTSIGFGPVPGWWDKDYTKAANVIDGGRPTFAFPFSLGEHPFGQDSTGKDYFALVMKGTQVSLIIAFTVGILSTVIGTVVGGLAGYFRGWVEAILMRLTDLLIVIPLLVLAAVLGQIASGLGIIPLAVMLGLVTWTGLARLVRGEVLSLREREFVASARAIGTGSPRIIVKHILPNTIGVIIVSATLATASAILLETALSFLGFGVRPPDVSLGLLISDYQNAFTNRPWLFWFPGLFILAIALTVNFIGDGLRDAFDPRQNRNKD; from the coding sequence TGACTGATCCCAACACCCCTGTCGACCCGGAGCGCGTGCCCACCCCGGCCGCCGGCGGGATCGACCCGGTCGCCGGCCACATGCACGACGACCCCGGTCCGTCCAAGACCGAGCAGAAGTCCTACAGCCAGGGCCAGCTGGTGGTCCGGCGTTTCCTCCGGCACAAGGGCGCGATGATCTCGCTCGTCATCCTCGTGCTCATCACCCTGCTCGCCTTCACGTCCATCGGTTTCGGCCCGGTCCCCGGCTGGTGGGACAAGGACTACACCAAGGCTGCGAACGTCATCGACGGCGGGCGGCCGACCTTCGCCTTCCCGTTCTCGCTCGGCGAGCACCCCTTCGGGCAGGACTCCACGGGCAAGGACTACTTCGCGCTCGTCATGAAGGGGACCCAGGTCTCCCTCATCATCGCCTTCACCGTCGGCATCCTGTCGACCGTGATCGGGACGGTGGTCGGTGGGCTCGCCGGGTACTTCCGCGGCTGGGTCGAGGCGATCCTCATGCGTCTGACCGACCTCCTCATCGTCATCCCGCTCCTGGTGCTCGCGGCCGTCCTCGGCCAGATCGCCTCGGGTCTGGGGATCATCCCTCTCGCGGTCATGCTCGGGCTCGTGACCTGGACGGGTCTGGCGAGGCTCGTCCGCGGCGAGGTGCTCTCGCTCCGTGAGCGCGAGTTCGTCGCCTCGGCCCGCGCGATCGGCACCGGCTCACCCCGGATCATCGTCAAGCACATCCTGCCCAACACGATCGGCGTCATCATCGTCTCGGCCACGCTCGCCACCGCCTCGGCGATCCTGCTCGAGACGGCGCTGAGCTTCCTGGGCTTCGGCGTGAGGCCTCCGGACGTCTCGCTCGGCCTGCTGATCAGCGACTACCAGAACGCGTTCACCAACCGGCCGTGGCTCTTCTGGTTCCCCGGTCTGTTCATCCTGGCCATCGCGCTCACCGTGAACTTCATCGGTGACGGCCTCCGTGACGCCTTCGACCCCCGTCAGAACAGGAACAAGGACTGA